One segment of Thermosynechococcus sp. HN-54 DNA contains the following:
- the glyS gene encoding glycine--tRNA ligase subunit beta: MPKSSPHTFLLEVGTEDLPARFVSSVLRQWHTLIPQTLKEQGLVGEVKVWATPRRLAVLIEGLPPQQPNQAIEIKGPAASVAFREGEPTPALLGFLRSRQGSLEEIEIRPTEKGEVVYLKQVRPGQPTPQLLTELAPQWITALEGVRFMRWGDGDLRFSRPIRWLVLLWEDQVLPLVLESHSVRIASDRTTYGHRVLSQGAIVLKHAPDYEAALETAGVLVDPEVRQQQIRKQIAALAAEAAGWVDLEVPLLEEVTHLVEWPTAVLGSFEARFLALPLEVITTVLVSHQRYFPVYTDATRQALLPVFITISNGDPAATPLIRAGNERVIRARLADAEFFYKADTAQPLEHYRDKLTTVTFQDELGSMADKVERLTGLARQIATALNCAAADIAAIERTACLCKADLVTQMVGEFPELQGYMGQVYATVSGEAPAVATGIFEHYLPRFAGDRPPQSLTGQVVGLADRLDTLVCLFGIGLCPTGSSDPFALRRAANAVITILWQGEHHLDLLALLHEYAQAFCRQFAAKLSARDLKQQLRQFFSQRLRTLLQEELGIEYDLVNAVIPEDQPELQTRALSDVVDARDRAQFLQKLRQSGELMAIYPTVNRAARLACQGTLGTDCLNIRAVKAKHLEAPIEKEFYAALKDILPKVQQAQGQRAYGEIVAALVSLAPIVSRFFDGEESVLVMAEDAAVRANRLALLGLLRNCAAIIGDFGAIVQTESVPSS, from the coding sequence ATGCCCAAGTCATCACCGCATACATTCCTCTTGGAGGTGGGAACCGAGGATCTCCCCGCCCGCTTTGTCAGTAGTGTCCTGCGCCAGTGGCACACCCTGATTCCCCAAACCCTCAAGGAACAGGGACTGGTGGGGGAAGTCAAAGTCTGGGCAACCCCGCGCCGCTTAGCGGTACTGATTGAGGGGTTACCCCCCCAGCAGCCGAATCAAGCAATTGAGATCAAAGGACCAGCGGCCAGCGTGGCCTTTCGCGAGGGGGAACCCACCCCTGCCCTCTTGGGGTTCCTGCGATCGCGCCAAGGCAGTCTTGAGGAAATTGAAATCCGCCCCACAGAAAAAGGGGAGGTGGTCTATCTCAAGCAAGTTCGCCCCGGCCAACCGACGCCCCAACTATTGACCGAGTTAGCGCCACAGTGGATTACTGCCCTTGAGGGTGTCCGCTTCATGCGCTGGGGGGATGGGGATTTGCGGTTTTCGCGTCCCATTCGTTGGCTGGTGCTGCTGTGGGAAGATCAGGTGCTGCCCTTGGTCTTGGAGAGCCATTCCGTGCGCATTGCCAGCGATCGCACCACCTATGGCCATCGGGTGCTGTCTCAAGGGGCCATTGTCCTCAAGCATGCCCCAGACTATGAAGCTGCCCTTGAAACGGCGGGAGTCTTGGTGGATCCAGAAGTCCGCCAGCAACAGATTCGCAAGCAAATTGCTGCCCTTGCTGCGGAGGCGGCGGGATGGGTGGATTTAGAGGTGCCCCTTTTGGAGGAAGTCACCCACCTTGTGGAATGGCCAACGGCGGTTTTGGGGAGTTTTGAAGCGCGGTTTCTTGCCCTGCCCCTTGAGGTGATTACAACGGTATTGGTGTCGCATCAACGGTATTTTCCTGTGTACACCGATGCCACTCGCCAAGCGCTGCTCCCTGTGTTCATCACAATTAGCAATGGCGATCCTGCGGCCACCCCCTTGATTCGTGCTGGGAATGAGCGGGTGATTCGTGCCCGCCTAGCGGATGCCGAGTTCTTCTATAAGGCGGATACGGCACAGCCCCTAGAGCACTACCGTGACAAACTAACCACGGTCACCTTCCAAGATGAATTGGGATCCATGGCCGACAAAGTGGAGCGGCTAACTGGGCTGGCTCGCCAAATTGCCACCGCCTTAAATTGTGCGGCTGCGGACATTGCTGCCATTGAACGCACGGCCTGCCTGTGCAAAGCGGATCTAGTGACGCAGATGGTGGGGGAATTTCCTGAACTTCAGGGCTACATGGGGCAAGTGTATGCCACGGTCTCCGGGGAGGCGCCAGCGGTGGCTACGGGGATTTTTGAACATTACCTGCCTCGTTTTGCCGGCGATCGCCCGCCCCAAAGCCTCACGGGTCAGGTGGTGGGATTGGCCGATCGCTTGGATACCTTAGTCTGCCTTTTTGGCATCGGCCTGTGTCCCACGGGTTCATCAGATCCCTTTGCCCTACGGCGGGCTGCCAATGCCGTGATCACCATTCTTTGGCAGGGGGAACATCACTTGGATCTCCTTGCTCTCCTGCATGAATACGCCCAAGCCTTTTGTCGCCAATTTGCTGCCAAGCTCAGTGCTAGGGACTTAAAGCAGCAACTGCGGCAGTTTTTTAGCCAACGGCTGCGGACACTCCTTCAAGAGGAGTTGGGCATTGAGTATGACCTAGTGAATGCCGTCATTCCAGAGGATCAGCCGGAGTTGCAGACCCGTGCCCTTAGCGATGTGGTTGATGCCCGCGATCGCGCCCAATTTCTACAAAAACTGCGCCAATCCGGTGAACTGATGGCCATTTACCCCACGGTGAACCGCGCTGCTCGCTTGGCATGCCAAGGCACCCTAGGGACAGACTGCCTGAATATCCGCGCTGTCAAGGCCAAGCACCTCGAAGCCCCGATTGAAAAGGAATTTTATGCCGCCCTCAAGGACATCTTGCCAAAGGTGCAACAGGCGCAGGGGCAGCGTGCCTATGGGGAAATTGTGGCTGCTTTAGTCTCCCTTGCCCCGATTGTCAGTCGCTTCTTCGATGGCGAGGAAAGTGTCCTAGTGATGGCAGAGGATGCAGCCGTGCGCGCCAATCGCCTAGCGCTCCTTGGTTTGTTGCGCAACTGTGCGGCAATTATTGGCGATTTTGGGGCGATCGTCCAAACGGAGAGCGTTCCATCCAGCTGA
- a CDS encoding GuaB3 family IMP dehydrogenase-related protein, with product MTIQLGGHRTARRAYGIDEIALVPGNRTLDPQLADTRWRIGAIEREIPIIASAMDGVVDVTMAVKLSQMGALGVLNLEGIQTRYEDPAPILERIASVSVDEFVPLMQQLYAQPIQPHLIEKRIQEIKSQGGIAAVSLTPAGASRFGDVVAAAGADLLFVQATVVSPSHIAPEGTEPLDLAAFCERMPMPVILGNCVTYEVALSLMHCGAAAILVGIGPGAACTSRGVLGVGVPQVTAIADCAAARDAYFEQTQRYVPVIADGGLVTGGDVCKCIACGADAVMMGSPFARAKEAPGRGYHWGMATPSPVLPRGTRIHVGTTGTLEQILRGPAQLDDGTHNFLGALQTSMSTLGAKDLREMQQVEIVIAPSLLTEGKVYQKAQKLGMGR from the coding sequence ATGACGATTCAACTAGGGGGACATCGCACCGCCCGTCGCGCCTACGGTATTGATGAAATTGCCCTTGTCCCCGGCAACCGCACCCTTGATCCCCAACTCGCCGACACCCGCTGGCGCATTGGTGCCATTGAACGGGAAATTCCGATTATTGCCAGTGCCATGGATGGGGTCGTGGATGTCACGATGGCCGTCAAACTCAGCCAAATGGGGGCACTGGGCGTCCTCAACCTTGAGGGGATTCAAACCCGCTACGAAGATCCAGCACCAATTCTCGAACGCATTGCCAGCGTCAGCGTGGATGAATTTGTGCCCCTGATGCAGCAGTTGTATGCGCAGCCCATTCAGCCCCACTTGATTGAAAAACGGATTCAAGAAATCAAATCCCAAGGGGGGATTGCTGCCGTCAGTTTAACCCCAGCGGGGGCCAGTCGTTTTGGCGATGTGGTGGCAGCAGCAGGCGCTGATTTACTATTTGTGCAAGCAACAGTTGTGTCACCATCTCACATTGCCCCTGAGGGCACAGAACCTCTAGATCTGGCCGCCTTTTGTGAACGGATGCCGATGCCCGTGATTTTGGGGAACTGCGTCACCTATGAGGTGGCCCTCAGTCTCATGCACTGTGGTGCAGCGGCAATTCTGGTAGGGATTGGACCGGGTGCTGCCTGTACTTCCCGTGGGGTGCTTGGGGTGGGGGTGCCTCAAGTCACCGCGATCGCCGACTGTGCAGCGGCACGGGATGCCTATTTTGAACAGACGCAACGCTATGTGCCTGTGATTGCCGATGGGGGTCTTGTCACGGGTGGCGATGTCTGCAAATGTATTGCCTGTGGTGCAGATGCGGTGATGATGGGATCCCCCTTTGCCCGTGCCAAAGAAGCTCCCGGTCGCGGTTATCACTGGGGTATGGCCACGCCTAGTCCTGTTTTGCCGCGGGGCACACGTATCCATGTAGGCACCACCGGTACCCTCGAGCAGATTCTACGGGGACCGGCCCAGTTGGACGATGGCACTCACAATTTCCTTGGGGCGTTGCAAACCAGCATGAGCACCCTTGGTGCCAAGGATCTGCGGGAAATGCAACAGGTGGAGATTGTCATTGCCCCCTCCCTCCTCACAGAAGGCAAAGTCTATCAAAAAGCACAGAAACTGGGGATGGGGCGCTAA
- a CDS encoding SPFH domain-containing protein: protein MGELFGLLLLLGFGGWGVANSVRIVNQGNMALVERLGSYSRRLEPGLNFTVPVLDRVVFEETIREKVLDIPPQQCITRDNVTITVDAVVYWRIIDMERAYYKVENLKMAMVNLVQTQIRAEMGKLELDETFTARTQVNENLLRDLDIATDPWGVKVTRVELRDIAPSKAVQDSMELQMSAERKKRAAILTSEGEREAAINSARGKAEAQVLAAEAEQKAAILAAEAEQKVVVLRAQAERQNQILRAQGTAEAMKIIAAALREDPKAKEALQFLLAQSYLDMGRTIGHSNSSKVLFMDPSSIPATIEGVKSLIEESPREV from the coding sequence ATGGGTGAACTCTTTGGCCTGCTATTGCTATTGGGGTTTGGGGGCTGGGGTGTTGCCAACTCCGTGCGGATCGTCAATCAGGGCAATATGGCCTTGGTGGAGCGCTTGGGCAGCTATAGCCGTCGCTTGGAACCAGGGTTAAACTTTACAGTGCCAGTCCTTGACCGTGTGGTCTTTGAGGAAACGATTCGCGAAAAGGTCTTGGATATTCCGCCGCAGCAGTGTATTACCCGCGACAATGTGACGATTACGGTGGATGCCGTCGTTTATTGGCGGATTATTGATATGGAGCGCGCCTACTATAAGGTGGAAAACCTGAAGATGGCGATGGTGAATTTGGTGCAAACGCAAATTCGGGCGGAAATGGGGAAGCTGGAACTGGATGAAACCTTTACCGCTCGTACTCAGGTGAATGAGAATCTCCTGCGGGATCTCGATATTGCCACAGATCCATGGGGCGTGAAGGTAACCCGTGTGGAGCTGCGGGATATTGCCCCCTCGAAGGCTGTTCAGGACTCGATGGAACTGCAAATGTCCGCTGAGCGCAAAAAACGGGCTGCGATTCTCACCTCTGAAGGGGAGCGGGAAGCGGCCATTAACTCTGCTCGGGGTAAAGCGGAAGCCCAAGTGCTAGCCGCTGAAGCGGAACAAAAAGCAGCTATTCTCGCAGCCGAAGCGGAACAAAAAGTGGTGGTGTTGCGTGCCCAAGCAGAGCGCCAAAATCAGATTTTGCGTGCCCAAGGGACGGCGGAGGCAATGAAGATTATTGCGGCGGCGCTGCGCGAAGATCCGAAGGCGAAGGAGGCCTTGCAGTTTCTCTTGGCTCAGAGTTATTTGGATATGGGGCGTACCATTGGCCACAGTAATAGTAGTAAAGTACTATTTATGGATCCCAGCAGTATCCCAGCAACGATCGAGGGTGTGAAATCCCTGATCGAGGAGTCGCCCCGCGAGGTATAG
- the purS gene encoding phosphoribosylformylglycinamidine synthase subunit PurS, with the protein MAQFQAQVFVTLRPSVLDPAGVAVQAGIHHLGYTNVQAVRIGKLVELTLEASDRATAEAQLAHIADQLLANPVIETFRIEVQELATAAG; encoded by the coding sequence ATGGCACAATTTCAGGCACAGGTTTTTGTGACGCTGCGGCCATCGGTGTTAGACCCAGCAGGGGTGGCAGTACAGGCGGGAATTCACCATCTAGGCTATACGAATGTGCAAGCGGTGCGCATTGGCAAACTGGTGGAACTCACTCTAGAGGCCAGCGATCGCGCCACTGCCGAGGCACAACTCGCCCATATTGCCGATCAACTGTTGGCCAATCCCGTGATTGAAACATTTCGCATTGAAGTGCAGGAACTTGCCACTGCCGCAGGGTAG
- a CDS encoding UbiA family prenyltransferase has translation MVYLLIDLDNKLLRTDVLLELTFLFFSGPLIQLFKTRSFNHAQIKRKLATFTDLDVTTLPYNSEVIQYIQDWKAKGGKVALVTTTDQLIAEKIAAHLGLFDEVYGSDGQLNLKGVRKARFIVERFGEKNFIYMGDSEADLPVWAVAAKAITVNASPRLRKKVEQINPNVEHLGSTKRSIKPYLKEIRPYQWVKNVLVFVPMLAGHQFNLPTFGISLVAAVAFSLTASSVYVLNDLLDLHADRAHPRKRYRPFAAGDLPLFHGIWMILVLLGLGMAIATTIHLPFLGILLLYYGLTTAYSFYLKRRIIIDICTLAGLYTIRIFAGAVATGIALSVWLLAFSMFFFFCLATVKRQAELVDHRDRKQLRASGRGYHIDDLPVLTMMAIGAGYVSILVLALYINSPQVQLLYTRPQVLWGICCVLLYWITRTIMLAHRGLMHYDPIVYAIKDRQSQICFLICLVCFILGGIL, from the coding sequence ATGGTTTATCTTCTTATTGATCTGGATAACAAACTACTGAGAACGGATGTTCTTCTAGAATTAACTTTTTTGTTTTTTAGTGGGCCTCTAATTCAATTATTCAAAACAAGAAGCTTTAATCATGCCCAGATCAAAAGAAAATTAGCTACCTTTACTGACTTAGACGTTACCACATTACCCTACAACTCAGAAGTTATTCAGTATATCCAAGATTGGAAAGCAAAGGGGGGTAAGGTTGCCCTCGTTACTACCACTGATCAGCTCATTGCTGAGAAGATTGCTGCCCATTTAGGGCTTTTTGATGAGGTTTATGGGTCTGATGGCCAGCTTAATTTGAAGGGAGTGCGTAAGGCAAGGTTTATCGTAGAGCGTTTTGGTGAGAAGAATTTTATCTATATGGGAGATTCTGAGGCTGATTTACCTGTCTGGGCAGTTGCGGCCAAAGCAATTACGGTCAATGCGTCTCCTCGGCTGCGCAAAAAAGTCGAGCAAATCAACCCCAATGTGGAACATCTAGGCAGCACAAAACGGAGCATTAAGCCTTACTTAAAAGAAATTCGCCCCTATCAGTGGGTAAAAAATGTTTTGGTCTTTGTGCCTATGCTCGCGGGGCATCAGTTTAATTTGCCCACCTTTGGGATTTCGCTGGTGGCAGCGGTTGCTTTTAGTTTGACGGCGTCCAGTGTCTATGTCTTAAATGATCTTTTGGACTTGCACGCCGATCGCGCCCATCCCCGCAAGCGTTATCGTCCCTTTGCTGCTGGGGATCTTCCCCTCTTCCATGGAATCTGGATGATTTTAGTCCTCTTAGGACTGGGGATGGCGATCGCCACAACGATTCATTTACCCTTTCTTGGGATTCTACTGCTCTATTATGGTCTCACGACTGCCTACTCCTTTTACCTAAAGCGGCGGATTATTATTGACATTTGCACGCTGGCTGGCCTTTACACGATTCGTATCTTTGCGGGTGCGGTTGCCACAGGGATTGCCCTCAGTGTGTGGCTGTTGGCCTTCTCAATGTTTTTCTTCTTTTGTCTGGCAACGGTCAAGCGGCAAGCAGAACTGGTGGATCATCGCGATCGCAAACAGCTTAGAGCTAGTGGTCGGGGCTATCATATTGACGATTTACCTGTGCTCACAATGATGGCAATTGGGGCAGGGTATGTCTCTATTCTTGTCCTAGCCCTTTACATTAATTCTCCCCAAGTCCAGCTTCTTTACACAAGGCCACAGGTGCTCTGGGGCATTTGCTGTGTGCTTCTATACTGGATTACCCGAACTATCATGCTGGCCCATCGAGGTTTGATGCACTATGATCCAATCGTTTATGCAATTAAAGATCGACAAAGTCAAATCTGTTTCTTGATTTGTCTAGTTTGCTTTATTTTAGGTGGGATTTTATGA
- a CDS encoding GtrA family protein, with product MTLQTLILRYAAFAAIATFMNLFSQRVILLIDNRLPYLIAAVAVGTLVGLVVKYYLDKRWIFFDHRKGIYHDSRQFSLYASMGIFTTAIFWGFETVFWLLWQSHFMRELGAIIGLTIGYVVKYHLDKRYVFSHHS from the coding sequence ATGACGTTACAAACCCTCATTCTTCGCTATGCGGCTTTTGCCGCTATTGCCACCTTTATGAATCTATTTTCTCAAAGAGTGATATTACTGATTGATAATCGCTTGCCTTACCTTATTGCTGCCGTTGCAGTCGGTACACTGGTGGGTTTAGTGGTGAAATATTATCTAGATAAACGCTGGATCTTTTTTGATCATAGAAAAGGCATTTATCACGATAGTCGTCAATTTAGTCTCTATGCTTCGATGGGGATTTTCACAACTGCCATCTTTTGGGGATTTGAAACCGTCTTTTGGTTACTTTGGCAAAGCCATTTCATGCGAGAACTTGGGGCAATCATTGGTTTAACGATTGGCTATGTTGTCAAGTATCACCTAGATAAGCGATATGTCTTCTCCCATCACTCATAG
- a CDS encoding polyribonucleotide nucleotidyltransferase: MKGLEKIIPLDGRDIKVVLQKFAPQAAGSILISSGETAVLVTANRAAAREGIDFLPLVVDYEERLYAAGRIPGGFLRREGRPPEKAILIGRLIDRPLRPLFPQWLRDDLQVVATTVSLDENVPPDVLAVTGASIAVLLAQIPFNGPMAAVRVGLVGDEFIINPTYKEIERGGLDLVVAGSPDGVVMVEAGANELPEADMIEAIDFGYEVIQDLIQAQRDLLKQLGIDIVKAEPPAIDPTLENFIYDRAVEPVKAILKRFEKDKNVRDAALDEVQGAIAQEIAALPEDHPVAVAAAENPKALPTLFKAVTKKLMRQQIIEEGVRVDGRRLDEVRPIWCEVGVLPERVHGSALFNRGLTQVMSVTTLGSPADAQALDDLHPEDSKRYLHHYNFPPYSVGEVKPLRSPGRREIGHGALAERALEPVIPPKEEFPYVIRVVSEVLSSDGSTSMGSVCGSTLSLMDAGVPIRKPVSGAAMGLIKEGNEVRILTDIQGIEDFLGDMDFKVAGTDSGITALQMDMKITGLPVAVIKQAIAQARPARLHILEKMLAVLDKPRPQLPPSAPRLLTLQIPPDMIGLVIGPGGKTVRSISEQYNVKVDISEEGLVTITAPNETNAKQARAAIEGLTRKLNAGDVYLGKVTRIIPIGAFVEFLPGKEGMIHISQLAEYRVGKVEDEVKIGDEIVVKIREVDSKGRINLTRLGIHPDEAEAARSSSVV, translated from the coding sequence ATGAAGGGTCTAGAAAAAATTATCCCCCTAGATGGACGGGATATTAAGGTAGTATTGCAAAAATTTGCCCCCCAAGCCGCCGGTTCTATTCTCATTAGTTCGGGAGAAACGGCTGTCCTAGTGACGGCGAATCGTGCTGCCGCTCGCGAAGGCATTGATTTTTTACCCCTTGTGGTGGATTACGAAGAACGCCTCTATGCCGCTGGGCGGATTCCCGGCGGTTTTTTACGGCGTGAGGGTCGCCCCCCCGAAAAAGCGATTCTCATTGGTCGCCTGATTGACCGACCGCTGCGCCCCCTCTTTCCCCAATGGTTGCGCGATGATCTGCAAGTGGTGGCAACGACGGTTTCCTTGGATGAAAATGTTCCCCCCGATGTATTGGCGGTAACGGGCGCCTCAATCGCCGTTCTCTTGGCGCAAATTCCCTTTAATGGTCCAATGGCAGCGGTGCGGGTGGGGCTTGTGGGGGATGAGTTTATTATCAACCCCACCTACAAAGAAATTGAGCGCGGTGGCTTAGATCTGGTCGTGGCCGGCTCTCCCGATGGCGTGGTGATGGTGGAGGCAGGGGCAAATGAACTGCCCGAAGCCGACATGATTGAGGCCATTGACTTTGGCTATGAGGTGATCCAAGACCTGATTCAAGCGCAGCGGGATCTCCTCAAGCAACTGGGCATTGACATCGTTAAAGCGGAACCACCAGCGATCGACCCCACCTTGGAAAACTTTATCTATGATCGCGCTGTTGAACCGGTCAAAGCCATTCTCAAACGCTTTGAAAAGGACAAAAATGTTCGCGATGCTGCCCTCGATGAAGTGCAAGGGGCGATCGCCCAAGAGATTGCGGCTCTACCCGAGGATCACCCGGTGGCCGTGGCGGCGGCGGAAAACCCCAAAGCCCTACCCACCCTCTTTAAGGCCGTGACGAAAAAACTCATGCGGCAGCAAATTATTGAAGAAGGGGTGCGAGTGGATGGCCGCCGTCTTGATGAGGTGCGCCCCATTTGGTGTGAGGTGGGGGTTCTGCCAGAGCGGGTTCATGGTAGTGCCCTCTTTAATCGCGGCTTGACGCAGGTGATGTCTGTGACCACCCTCGGTTCTCCTGCCGATGCCCAAGCCCTCGATGATCTGCATCCTGAGGACAGTAAACGTTATCTCCACCACTATAACTTTCCCCCCTACTCTGTGGGTGAAGTCAAACCCCTGCGATCGCCCGGGCGGCGCGAAATTGGCCATGGTGCCCTTGCAGAGCGTGCCCTTGAACCCGTCATTCCCCCCAAGGAAGAGTTTCCCTACGTGATTCGGGTCGTGTCGGAGGTGCTCTCTTCCGATGGTTCTACGTCCATGGGATCCGTTTGTGGTTCTACCCTCTCCTTGATGGATGCCGGGGTACCCATTCGCAAGCCCGTCAGTGGGGCGGCCATGGGGCTGATCAAGGAGGGTAATGAGGTACGCATCCTCACCGACATTCAGGGGATTGAAGACTTCCTTGGCGACATGGACTTCAAAGTGGCTGGCACCGATAGCGGTATTACCGCCCTGCAAATGGATATGAAAATCACTGGCTTGCCCGTGGCCGTGATCAAGCAGGCGATCGCACAGGCTCGTCCAGCTCGACTCCATATCCTTGAGAAAATGCTGGCGGTGCTCGACAAACCGCGTCCACAACTACCCCCCAGTGCGCCACGGCTGCTGACGTTGCAAATTCCCCCCGATATGATTGGCCTCGTCATTGGTCCGGGGGGTAAAACCGTGCGCAGTATCTCCGAGCAATACAATGTTAAGGTGGACATTAGTGAAGAAGGGCTGGTCACCATTACTGCCCCCAATGAAACCAATGCCAAACAGGCACGGGCAGCCATTGAGGGTTTGACGCGAAAGCTCAACGCCGGTGATGTCTATCTGGGCAAGGTGACGCGGATTATTCCCATCGGTGCTTTTGTCGAGTTTCTCCCCGGCAAAGAGGGGATGATCCACATTTCCCAGTTGGCGGAGTATCGCGTTGGCAAAGTCGAGGACGAAGTGAAAATTGGCGATGAAATTGTTGTCAAAATTCGTGAGGTGGACAGCAAAGGCCGTATTAACCTGACGCGCCTTGGGATCCATCCCGACGAGGCTGAAGCCGCCCGCAGTAGCTCCGTTGTCTAG
- the purQ gene encoding phosphoribosylformylglycinamidine synthase subunit PurQ, with protein MSHALKVGIVVFPGSNCDRDVAYVTSELLGWPTELLWHEETNLANYDLIVLPGGFSFGDYLRCGAIARFSPIMAAVKDHAAAGKWVLGICNGFQILTEAKLLPGALVRNRDLHFICDRVHLRLEAKERPWLQGYGEKTVIRLPIAHGEGCYYADAATLAELEANRQVLFRYADAQGNVTPESNPNGSLNNIAGICNAAGNVLGMMPHPERAADPALCHSPSDHTLDGLQLFKSLLMAAAEV; from the coding sequence GTGAGTCATGCCCTAAAGGTGGGGATTGTTGTTTTTCCCGGATCTAATTGCGATCGCGATGTGGCCTATGTTACGAGTGAGCTTCTCGGCTGGCCCACTGAACTGCTGTGGCACGAGGAAACCAATTTGGCGAACTACGATTTAATTGTCCTGCCAGGGGGCTTCAGTTTTGGTGATTATTTGCGCTGTGGGGCGATCGCTCGCTTCTCACCGATCATGGCTGCTGTCAAAGACCATGCCGCTGCAGGCAAATGGGTACTCGGCATTTGCAATGGTTTTCAAATTCTCACCGAGGCGAAACTCCTACCGGGGGCACTGGTGCGTAACCGTGACTTGCACTTTATCTGCGATCGCGTGCATTTGCGCCTAGAAGCCAAAGAGCGGCCGTGGTTGCAAGGCTATGGGGAGAAGACCGTGATCCGCTTGCCCATTGCCCATGGCGAGGGATGTTACTATGCGGATGCTGCTACCCTCGCTGAACTGGAAGCCAACCGCCAAGTCCTCTTTCGCTACGCCGATGCCCAAGGGAATGTCACCCCTGAGAGTAATCCCAATGGTTCGCTCAACAATATCGCCGGTATTTGCAATGCTGCTGGCAACGTGTTGGGCATGATGCCGCACCCTGAGCGGGCTGCTGACCCGGCTCTGTGCCACTCCCCCAGTGATCACACCTTGGATGGCTTGCAATTGTTCAAATCACTTTTGATGGCGGCAGCTGAGGTTTAG
- a CDS encoding C40 family peptidase: MFSSFEALQLYQLRATVNLYDAPTGDRLATQGAAGRFLWVPLSETRPPQRRLWVQLAEDEYWGWLDPKDAPYLEPATRPYHAIPRDRAYIEAVLEDVIAFCFAAQQRPHEYLWGGTVAPNYDCSGLMQASFASQGIWLPRDAYQQEAFATPLRGKSIEETLPHLQRGDLVFFGTREKATHVGLYLGQGQYIHSSGKEYGRNGIGIDTLYPSEDPVSIAYQQQFRGGGRIEYSYIPLG, encoded by the coding sequence GTGTTCTCGTCTTTTGAGGCGCTGCAGCTTTATCAACTTAGGGCAACCGTCAACCTCTATGATGCACCAACGGGCGATCGCCTTGCCACCCAAGGCGCGGCAGGCCGTTTTTTGTGGGTTCCCCTCAGTGAAACTAGACCTCCGCAGCGGCGACTTTGGGTACAACTGGCGGAGGATGAATACTGGGGCTGGCTTGACCCAAAGGATGCCCCCTACCTTGAGCCAGCAACACGCCCCTATCACGCAATTCCCCGCGATCGCGCCTACATCGAGGCTGTCCTTGAAGACGTGATTGCCTTTTGCTTCGCGGCACAGCAGAGACCCCATGAATATCTCTGGGGAGGAACTGTCGCTCCCAATTACGACTGCTCAGGCTTAATGCAGGCCAGTTTTGCCAGTCAAGGCATTTGGCTGCCGCGGGATGCCTATCAGCAGGAGGCCTTTGCCACTCCCCTGAGGGGTAAGTCCATTGAGGAAACCTTACCCCACCTTCAGCGGGGGGACTTAGTCTTTTTCGGTACCCGTGAAAAGGCGACCCATGTGGGTCTCTATCTGGGACAGGGGCAGTACATCCATAGCTCTGGCAAGGAATATGGCCGCAATGGTATTGGCATTGATACCCTCTACCCCAGTGAAGATCCCGTAAGTATTGCCTATCAGCAGCAGTTTCGCGGTGGCGGGCGCATTGAGTACAGCTACATTCCCCTAGGTTAG